In a genomic window of candidate division WOR-3 bacterium:
- a CDS encoding FAD-binding protein — MPLKEDILKELRDIVGDEYCRTDNAELYVYAFDSSIHRKKPDVVVQPQNTEQVQKVVQLANKHKVPVVPRGAGSGLCGMAVPIDGGIVVDMQRMNKIKDMRIQDLYCVVEPGVVYNSFIAALAPHKFFIPGPASGEVATIGGMIALNASGAKAVKYGATRDYVIGMEFVTPTGEVVRAGANTVKHSSGYQFEKLLVGSEGTLGIITEANIRIIPKPEKRAGCVAAFDDLEKTGQAVADIIANPLIPSQLEIMSQACIAAVNKATNMGLPEVAGMLLIELDGPPDVVKRDIEKVSKICEKAGATSVEFTEDEQRIVQLWKARKQMIPSLSILKEHYVTTMLADDMAVPPSQIPKAVAGIWEISEKYDIIIPPYGHAGDGNLHTKVLMTPSDPEHWKQAQKAVTEIYELIHSLGGTTSGEHGIGITKAPDFYKERKTMIPLMKTVKKAMDPNNIMNPHKVDQWTDDFLHELRYPTNPDRKLSGPLAKWEEEMMTCTMCGYCKNVCPTFISLLWDPPSSRGRMIMSYGILEGELEPDDSVVKAIYQCTLCRDCNRRCPSKVKVPDVVRAARAELVERGLAYDAHKAFIDNIKKTGNIFADEEVMAPIQEGETPVFIGCQFLARPNKTKMYLRLFQKLGIKPKVVKEICCGYPMEALGFVKDFEEHKKKFKELFPYDTAITLCPTCTVYLKEAYGIDAKHAVQVIAEKLPQAQIKKNSGKVTYHDPCDLSRGAKVTKEPREIIKQLGFELVEMKFKDNVSRCCGGGGGILVSDKSLSDVMAEKRIQEAAETGCDTLVTACATCEQVLMNAANAFVEKKGNPRIKIMGLQQLVWKALA, encoded by the coding sequence ATGCCTTTAAAAGAGGACATTCTTAAGGAATTAAGAGACATCGTTGGTGATGAGTACTGCCGTACAGATAACGCCGAACTGTATGTTTATGCGTTTGACAGCAGTATTCACCGTAAAAAACCGGATGTAGTGGTCCAGCCGCAGAACACCGAGCAGGTCCAGAAGGTTGTGCAACTCGCCAATAAGCATAAGGTACCAGTGGTGCCGCGCGGCGCCGGTTCCGGCCTGTGCGGAATGGCGGTACCGATCGACGGCGGTATTGTCGTGGACATGCAGAGAATGAACAAAATCAAAGATATGCGTATCCAGGACCTTTACTGCGTCGTCGAACCAGGTGTCGTCTACAACAGCTTCATCGCCGCCCTTGCTCCGCATAAATTTTTCATTCCCGGTCCGGCGTCGGGTGAAGTTGCAACAATCGGAGGTATGATAGCACTCAACGCCTCCGGTGCGAAAGCGGTGAAATACGGTGCAACCCGGGATTACGTCATCGGAATGGAATTCGTAACTCCGACCGGTGAAGTGGTGCGGGCGGGTGCGAATACCGTAAAGCACTCAAGCGGTTATCAGTTCGAAAAACTGCTGGTCGGTTCAGAAGGAACCCTCGGTATCATTACAGAAGCCAATATCCGGATCATTCCGAAACCGGAGAAACGTGCGGGATGTGTTGCTGCATTTGATGACCTTGAAAAAACCGGTCAAGCAGTGGCTGACATCATCGCCAATCCGCTGATCCCCTCTCAATTGGAGATTATGTCGCAGGCATGCATTGCCGCGGTGAACAAAGCCACTAATATGGGGCTGCCTGAAGTCGCCGGCATGCTTCTCATCGAACTGGACGGACCGCCTGATGTCGTAAAACGCGATATCGAAAAGGTCAGCAAAATTTGTGAAAAGGCGGGCGCCACATCCGTTGAATTTACTGAAGATGAACAGCGGATTGTTCAACTGTGGAAGGCACGGAAACAGATGATTCCTTCACTCAGTATTCTGAAAGAGCATTATGTGACGACGATGCTCGCCGATGATATGGCGGTACCGCCTTCGCAAATCCCCAAGGCGGTCGCCGGGATATGGGAAATCTCTGAAAAATATGATATAATCATCCCGCCCTATGGACACGCAGGCGACGGAAATCTTCATACCAAGGTTTTGATGACCCCCTCAGACCCTGAACACTGGAAGCAGGCGCAAAAAGCAGTCACAGAAATATACGAATTAATTCATTCCCTGGGCGGCACCACCAGCGGTGAACACGGCATCGGTATTACAAAAGCCCCTGATTTCTATAAAGAAAGAAAGACGATGATTCCTTTAATGAAGACCGTAAAGAAGGCGATGGATCCGAACAATATAATGAACCCACACAAAGTCGACCAATGGACTGATGACTTCCTGCACGAACTCCGCTACCCCACTAATCCCGACAGAAAACTGAGTGGTCCGCTCGCCAAATGGGAAGAAGAGATGATGACCTGCACAATGTGCGGATACTGCAAAAATGTCTGTCCGACATTCATCAGTCTGCTCTGGGATCCACCATCAAGTCGCGGCAGGATGATTATGTCCTACGGTATACTGGAAGGCGAGCTGGAACCCGACGACTCAGTGGTCAAGGCGATATATCAGTGCACCTTATGCCGTGACTGCAATCGACGCTGTCCGTCCAAGGTCAAGGTCCCTGATGTTGTCAGAGCGGCACGTGCCGAACTGGTGGAAAGAGGATTGGCTTACGATGCACACAAGGCGTTCATAGACAACATCAAAAAGACCGGAAATATATTTGCTGACGAAGAAGTGATGGCGCCGATTCAGGAAGGCGAAACACCGGTATTTATCGGCTGTCAGTTCCTTGCACGCCCGAACAAGACCAAGATGTATCTCCGGCTCTTCCAGAAATTGGGGATAAAACCCAAGGTCGTGAAAGAAATCTGTTGCGGTTATCCGATGGAAGCGCTCGGGTTCGTCAAGGACTTTGAAGAACACAAGAAGAAGTTCAAAGAACTCTTTCCGTATGACACCGCGATAACACTGTGTCCCACCTGCACCGTATATTTGAAAGAAGCTTATGGTATCGACGCAAAACATGCAGTCCAGGTGATCGCCGAAAAACTACCTCAGGCGCAGATCAAAAAGAACAGCGGTAAAGTGACTTACCATGATCCCTGTGATCTATCTCGCGGAGCAAAAGTGACCAAAGAACCACGTGAAATCATCAAACAGCTCGGATTCGAACTCGTCGAAATGAAATTCAAAGATAATGTTTCACGCTGTTGCGGCGGTGGCGGTGGCATACTCGTATCGGATAAATCTCTGTCTGATGTCATGGCGGAAAAACGGATACAAGAGGCAGCCGAAACCGGTTGTGATACACTCGTTACCGCCTGTGCTACCTGCGAGCAGGTATTGATGAATGCTGCAAATGCCTTTGTCGAGAAAAAAGGTAATCCACGTATAAAAATTATGGGCTTGCAGCAGCTGGTATGGAAAGCACTGGCTTAA
- a CDS encoding TrkA family potassium uptake protein: MYIIVAGAGIIGRQITKMLVEKKHDVVVIDKEPEVCRSIYAETGALTIQGSATDIHILEKAGACKADVIICLMHQAADNIACALLAKSLGIPRIISRMRNPRYEESYRLAGVNAVVSMADLLVDQLLMEIEQPRVKRILRLGGGKAQIYAVKIPQRARCVGLTIKDITQKKKFPKEVVFIGIYKEESGDFLIPRGSHIIEEEDTVFLVSKSQFIKQATDILIKIKK, from the coding sequence ATGTACATAATTGTCGCCGGAGCGGGTATTATCGGCAGGCAGATAACCAAGATGCTTGTTGAAAAAAAACATGATGTGGTGGTTATTGATAAAGAACCAGAGGTATGCAGGTCAATATATGCGGAGACCGGTGCTCTCACCATTCAGGGCAGTGCCACGGATATCCATATTCTGGAAAAAGCAGGGGCGTGTAAAGCCGATGTTATCATCTGCCTGATGCATCAGGCGGCGGATAATATCGCCTGTGCACTGCTTGCGAAGAGTCTGGGTATTCCGCGGATTATATCCCGTATGAGAAATCCGAGATATGAAGAATCTTATCGCTTGGCAGGAGTGAATGCGGTCGTGAGTATGGCTGATTTGCTTGTCGACCAGCTGCTTATGGAGATCGAACAACCCCGGGTGAAGCGGATTCTGAGGCTTGGTGGAGGCAAGGCGCAGATCTATGCCGTGAAGATACCTCAGAGAGCGAGGTGTGTGGGGCTTACAATCAAGGATATCACCCAGAAGAAGAAGTTTCCCAAAGAAGTGGTGTTTATCGGAATATATAAAGAAGAATCCGGAGATTTCCTCATTCCCCGTGGAAGCCATATTATTGAGGAAGAAGATACTGTTTTTCTTGTTTCCAAAAGTCAGTTCATCAAACAGGCGACTGATATCCTCATCAAGATCAAGAAATAA
- the gcvH gene encoding glycine cleavage system protein GcvH, with protein MEIQGYNMPEDLYYHEENSWARVESDGTVTVGMDDFYQKQAGDTTYIDLPFEGDTVSQGETCGKIQSSKWVGKLVSPISGEITEVNNELENDCRLINKDPYGAGWIMKIKPSNLEEELKNLAHGPDALKKFIEDHVSKAKGGG; from the coding sequence ATGGAAATCCAAGGATATAATATGCCCGAAGACCTTTATTATCATGAAGAAAATTCCTGGGCGCGGGTCGAATCCGACGGTACTGTAACCGTGGGAATGGACGACTTTTACCAGAAACAGGCCGGTGACACGACGTATATAGATCTGCCTTTTGAAGGCGACACTGTCAGCCAGGGTGAAACCTGCGGAAAGATTCAGTCTTCGAAATGGGTCGGGAAACTCGTCTCTCCCATCTCAGGTGAAATAACCGAAGTCAACAATGAGCTTGAAAATGACTGCCGGCTCATCAATAAAGACCCTTACGGAGCAGGCTGGATTATGAAGATAAAACCGTCAAATCTCGAAGAAGAACTCAAAAATCTCGCTCATGGTCCGGATGCCCTAAAGAAATTCATCGAAGACCATGTTTCAAAGGCGAAAGGCGGCGGATAA
- the larA gene encoding nickel-dependent lactate racemase, with the protein MELQVPYGKEEKLNVSLPDDNVLAVVEPNKVEKQKEDEILLKAIETPINSNSFSDFLSDARDILFIVNDGTRPTPTAKVLDIIYDKIKNKNIKFIIATGVHRAPTQEEFDFIFGKYYNLLKEQIYVHDSKKEEDMVHIGTSKNGTEMYVNRLGVEAHKIVIIGSVEPHYFGGYTGGRKSFLPGIASRKTISQNHKHALKPTAQALVLQGNPVHEDMIDALKTIADKEIFSIQTILDGERRLYGVTSGHIHDSFYAAIDKAKEVFCVKIPEKADIVVSVAPYPMDIDLYQSQKALDNGKLALKENGILIMVSKCRTGIGEPTFFELLSSSGSPKKALETISQGYKLGYHKAAKMAEIGTWAEMWGVTDLEDKDMEAIFIKPFHDLQTALDQALKQKGKDAKVLFLMDGSITVPMIG; encoded by the coding sequence ATGGAACTACAGGTTCCTTATGGAAAAGAAGAAAAACTGAATGTCAGTCTGCCCGACGATAATGTACTGGCTGTGGTCGAACCGAATAAAGTGGAGAAACAGAAAGAGGATGAAATTTTACTCAAGGCGATCGAAACTCCGATAAACTCAAACTCGTTTTCTGATTTTCTGAGCGACGCCAGGGATATCCTCTTCATCGTCAACGACGGCACAAGACCGACACCGACCGCAAAAGTACTCGATATCATCTATGATAAAATCAAGAACAAGAATATCAAGTTCATAATTGCCACCGGTGTTCATCGTGCGCCGACTCAGGAAGAATTCGACTTCATCTTCGGGAAATACTATAACCTTCTCAAGGAACAGATCTATGTCCACGACAGCAAAAAAGAAGAAGATATGGTTCATATCGGCACTTCGAAGAACGGTACTGAGATGTATGTCAATCGTCTTGGTGTGGAGGCTCATAAAATCGTCATTATCGGCTCGGTCGAGCCTCACTATTTCGGCGGTTATACCGGCGGCAGGAAATCCTTTTTACCGGGCATTGCATCCCGTAAAACCATTTCCCAGAATCATAAACACGCCCTCAAACCGACGGCGCAAGCCCTCGTGCTTCAAGGAAATCCGGTTCATGAAGATATGATCGACGCCCTGAAGACGATCGCTGATAAAGAAATCTTTTCCATCCAAACCATACTCGACGGTGAACGAAGATTATATGGTGTAACAAGCGGCCATATCCACGATTCGTTCTATGCGGCGATCGACAAAGCAAAAGAGGTCTTCTGTGTCAAAATCCCGGAAAAAGCGGATATCGTTGTGAGTGTCGCCCCCTATCCAATGGATATCGACTTATACCAATCCCAGAAAGCCCTGGACAATGGTAAGCTTGCATTAAAAGAAAACGGGATTTTGATAATGGTCTCCAAATGCCGCACCGGTATCGGAGAACCGACGTTCTTTGAACTGCTCTCATCGAGCGGTTCACCGAAAAAGGCTCTGGAAACAATCAGCCAGGGGTATAAACTCGGTTATCACAAAGCGGCGAAGATGGCGGAGATCGGTACCTGGGCAGAGATGTGGGGTGTTACTGACCTCGAGGACAAAGATATGGAAGCGATCTTCATCAAACCGTTCCATGATCTGCAGACCGCCCTTGATCAGGCGCTGAAGCAAAAAGGCAAAGACGCCAAAGTACTCTTTCTGATGGACGGCAGCATCACTGTTCCGATGATCGGATAG
- a CDS encoding thioredoxin family protein: MDIKILGPGCPRCQEVHKRTIDVLAEMDIAADVQKVTDMKKIMEYKIMATPGLIINGKIKCSGKIPLKSQIKEWIEEERG, from the coding sequence ATGGATATAAAGATATTAGGACCTGGTTGTCCCAGATGTCAGGAGGTGCATAAGAGAACCATCGATGTCCTGGCAGAGATGGACATTGCGGCCGATGTCCAGAAGGTCACTGATATGAAGAAAATAATGGAATACAAGATAATGGCGACACCAGGGTTGATAATCAACGGAAAGATAAAATGTTCGGGGAAGATTCCTTTGAAATCACAGATAAAAGAGTGGATTGAAGAGGAAAGAGGATAA